In Drosophila simulans strain w501 chromosome X, Prin_Dsim_3.1, whole genome shotgun sequence, one DNA window encodes the following:
- the LOC6725640 gene encoding SET domain-containing protein SmydA-8, which produces MPGRKKNHHKNNNNNRARHQRGGQQSKDKQEQQEKEHSPSPTEEKELPYRVEHSDIYGRYLVANRQLEAGETLIREEPLAIGPCVSGDPVCLGCYQPVSLKPDQYRCPGCAWPLCGSTCAGLKHRHGHTETECQLYGERRAVAGKLLTERAGPAEVRDLYELVMIVRILLLRQHDPEQFALIARMESHTEERRQNAVLWRHYEEKVVQRLRVTWQLEDLEAEQVHEVCGILDVNCFEIGQNGAKARTLYPSAFLLAHDCTPNTAHTDDPRSFEILLRTSRRVREREALTLSYAYTLQGTLKRRAFMHEGKLFWCCCRRCSDPRELGTDCSALVCATCRTGSVRAVDPLQQSGDWACDRCAHKMGATEVERQLDRINNDLEDIDVHDIPGLENFLLRYRDVLRPNHYLLLSAKYSLCQIYGRTEGYLLPQMSPEDIARKESYCREFLEIVDVLDPGLTRLRGLIMYELHAPVMVLAQSAFQSGQISRQEFQRRLKEVVKLLQVSRDILLMEPEGSTENAMGQAAADALSKMGC; this is translated from the exons ATGCCGGgaagaaaaaaa AACcaccacaaaaacaacaacaacaacagagccAGACACCAGCGGGGTGGTCAGCAGTCGAAGGAtaagcaggagcagcaggaaaaggaGCACAGTCCATCGCCGAcggaggagaaggagctgcCATATCGCGTAGAACACTCCGATATATATGGCCGATATTTGGTGGCCAATCGCCAGCTGGAGGCGGGCGAGACGCTGATCCGCGAGGAGCCACTGGCCATTGGGCCGTGTGTGAGCGGTGATCCCGTGTGCCTGGGCTGCTATCAGCCGGTGTCCCTCAAGCCGGATCAATACCGTTGTCCCGGCTGCGCCTGGCCACTATGCGGCAGCACGTGCGCGGGCCTCAAACATCGGCATGGTCACACGGAGACGGAGTGCCAACTGTACGGGGAACGACGGGCGGTCGCCGGCAAACTGCTGACGGAACGCGCCGGTCCGGCGGAAGTGCGTGACCTTTACGAACTGGTGATGATCGTTCGCATACTCCTCCTGCGCCAGCACGATCCGGAGCAGTTCGCTCTGATCGCCCGCATGGAATCGCATACGGAGGAGCGACGCCAGAACGCGGTGCTGTGGCGCCACTACGAGGAGAAGGTGGTGCAGCGGCTGCGCGTCACCTGGCAGCTGGAGGACCTCGAGGCGGAGCAGGTGCACGAGGTGTGCGGCATACTGGACGTCAATTGCTTCGAGATCGGCCAGAATGGCGCCAAGGCGCGGACGCTATATCCGAGCGCCTTCCTGCTCGCGCACGACTGCACACCGAACACGGCGCACACGGACGACCCGAGGTCCTTCGAGATCCTGCTGCGCACCTCGCGGCGCGTGCGCGAGCGGGAAGCGCTGACGCTCAGCTATGCGTACACGCTGCAGGGCACACTCAAGCGGCGCGCCTTCATGCACGAGGGCAAGCTCTTCTGGTGCTGCTGCCGGCGCTGCTCCGATCCCCGCGAGCTGGGCACCGACTGCAGCGCCCTCGTGTGCGCCACCTGTCGGACGGGATCGGTGCGGGCGGTGGATCCACTGCAGCAGAGCGGCGACTGGGC CTGCGACCGTTGCGCCCACAAAATGGGAGCCACGGAAGTGGAGCGCCAGTTGGACCGCATCAACAACGACCTGGAGGACATTGATGTCCACGATATTCCAGGACTGGAGAACTTTCTCCTTAG ATATCGGGATGTCCTGCGACCGAATCACTACCTCCTGCTCTCGGCCAAATATTCCTTGTGCCAGATTTACGGTCGGACTGAAGGATACCTACTGCCACAGATGTCCCCAGAGGACATTGCCCGCAAGGAGAGCTACTGCCGCGAGTTCCTGGAAATCGTAGACGTACTCGATCCGGGTCTGACCCGTCTGCGAG GACTCATCATGTACGAGCTGCATGCCCCCGTAATGGTGTTGGCCCAGTCGGCCTTTCAAAGCGGACAGATCTCACGACAGGAGTTCCAGCGACGACTGAAGGAGGTCGTGAAGCTGCTCCAAGTGAGCAGGGATATCCTGCTAATGGAACCCGAAGGATCTACGGAAAATGCAATGGGACAGGCTGCAGCCGATGCGCTAAGCAAAATGGGTTGCTAG
- the LOC6740071 gene encoding uncharacterized protein CG1552 isoform X2, protein MYQLEKIWVLLCLALVGVLGFGQFHMKHYQLQRNYNTQEDSGENDNSVLRTFRRCMWEQSKFLPRRLVLLSLCSNLFCENNHIMPRSSCLDILPEQCEQGDEEELMYKPFPDCCPVYCNLKRRMQRLRTMHFRHRLLRNKQDGSAGSAGGGSAGGDGPNNSLLSEFVYNNY, encoded by the exons ATGTACCAGCTGGAGAAGATCTGGGTCCTGCTGTGCCTGGCCCTTGTCGGTGTCCTTGGCTTCGGCCAGTTCCACATGAAGCACTATCAGCTGCAGCGCAACTACAATACGCAGGAGGATTCCGGCGAGAATGACAATAGTGTGCTGC GAACCTTTCGCCGCTGCATGTGGGAGCAGTCGAAGTTTCTGCCCCGCCGCCTCGTCCTTTTGAGCCTGTGCTCGAATCTCTTCTGCGAGAACAATCACATAATGCCCCGTTCCAG CTGCCTGGACATCCTGCCCGAGCAATGCGAGCAGGGCGATGAGGAGGAGCTGATGTACAAGCCCTTCCCCGATTGCTGTCCGGTTTATTGCAACCTGAAGCGTCGGATGCAGCGCCTGCGCACCATGCACTTCCGGCACCGCCTGCTGCGCAACAAACAGGACGGCTCAGCGGGATCCGCTGGCGGTGGATCCGCTGGTGGCGACGGTCCCAATAACTCGCTCCTCAGCGAGTTTGTCTACAACAACTACTAG
- the LOC6740071 gene encoding uncharacterized protein CG1552 isoform X1 codes for MYQLEKIWVLLCLALVGVLGFGQFHMKHYQLQRNYNTQEDSGENDNSVLRTFRRCMWEQSKFLPRRLVLLSLCSNLFCENNHIMPRSRSIFVVEKMSRPNDCLDILPEQCEQGDEEELMYKPFPDCCPVYCNLKRRMQRLRTMHFRHRLLRNKQDGSAGSAGGGSAGGDGPNNSLLSEFVYNNY; via the exons ATGTACCAGCTGGAGAAGATCTGGGTCCTGCTGTGCCTGGCCCTTGTCGGTGTCCTTGGCTTCGGCCAGTTCCACATGAAGCACTATCAGCTGCAGCGCAACTACAATACGCAGGAGGATTCCGGCGAGAATGACAATAGTGTGCTGC GAACCTTTCGCCGCTGCATGTGGGAGCAGTCGAAGTTTCTGCCCCGCCGCCTCGTCCTTTTGAGCCTGTGCTCGAATCTCTTCTGCGAGAACAATCACATAATGCCCCGTTCCAGGTCTATTTTCGTAGTGGAAAAAATGTCTAGGCCGAATGA CTGCCTGGACATCCTGCCCGAGCAATGCGAGCAGGGCGATGAGGAGGAGCTGATGTACAAGCCCTTCCCCGATTGCTGTCCGGTTTATTGCAACCTGAAGCGTCGGATGCAGCGCCTGCGCACCATGCACTTCCGGCACCGCCTGCTGCGCAACAAACAGGACGGCTCAGCGGGATCCGCTGGCGGTGGATCCGCTGGTGGCGACGGTCCCAATAACTCGCTCCTCAGCGAGTTTGTCTACAACAACTACTAG